A single genomic interval of Spirochaetales bacterium harbors:
- a CDS encoding TrmJ/YjtD family RNA methyltransferase, which translates to MMNGGPVQVVETSNDMVSFVMDSALENIRIILVHPQDAKNVGAVCRAMKTMHVKSLAIVGRKRLDLTEVKNLAIHAYDVFEQAMTVSRLEEAIGDISLVLGVTRRRGKKRKYFSLSPEEAIAKIMQHPNGKAAFVFGNEESGLSDAELALCHVAVHIPSSPLFPSLNLSHAVQILAYLLYRESTTAGSHSRYTPITDEKLKLLVSVMIHSLKHIGFFTRGKPEDLGRFFKDILARAGLSGREAKRLETVFRKISGLVVKHRGGY; encoded by the coding sequence ATGATGAACGGGGGTCCGGTGCAGGTTGTCGAGACAAGCAACGATATGGTATCCTTTGTTATGGACAGTGCTTTGGAGAATATTCGCATCATTCTGGTTCATCCGCAGGATGCGAAAAATGTCGGTGCGGTATGCAGGGCAATGAAAACAATGCACGTGAAGTCGCTTGCCATTGTCGGAAGGAAAAGGCTTGATCTCACCGAGGTAAAAAATCTCGCCATTCATGCATATGATGTGTTCGAACAAGCGATGACGGTAAGCCGGCTTGAAGAGGCGATCGGGGATATTTCTCTCGTTCTGGGAGTAACGAGGCGGAGGGGGAAAAAAAGGAAATACTTTTCCCTGTCGCCGGAAGAGGCGATAGCAAAAATAATGCAGCATCCGAACGGAAAAGCGGCTTTTGTATTCGGAAATGAAGAATCGGGGCTTTCGGATGCCGAACTCGCTCTCTGCCATGTGGCCGTACACATCCCGAGTTCACCCCTTTTCCCTTCACTCAACCTTTCTCACGCCGTTCAAATTCTTGCCTACCTGTTATACAGGGAATCAACAACCGCCGGATCGCACTCACGATATACACCGATAACGGATGAAAAACTGAAACTGCTGGTCTCCGTGATGATTCACTCACTCAAACACATCGGGTTTTTTACAAGGGGCAAACCGGAAGATCTCGGCCGTTTTTTCAAGGATATTCTTGCCCGCGCCGGGCTGTCGGGAAGGGAGGCGAAAAGACTCGAAACGGTATTTCGAAAAATCAGCGGGCTTGTCGTAAAACATAGGGGCGGTTATTGA
- a CDS encoding anti-sigma factor antagonist (This anti-anti-sigma factor, or anti-sigma factor antagonist, belongs to a family that includes characterized members SpoIIAA, RsbV, RsfA, and RsfB.), whose amino-acid sequence MNNEIVPGFDDEKDDSLKIRLQNFKDINGLVALYLTGYIDTYNSNNFQKRVGKAIESGFTKLIFHCGGLNYVSSTGIGSFTAFLKSVKPRGGDIVLLEIQPKVYEVFQLLGFSQFFNIKDNLEEAVAFFRKTTDELKPEIFPKIFKCPICSKKLKAIKAGRFRCSECKSILVIDNTGQVLLG is encoded by the coding sequence ATGAATAATGAAATAGTTCCTGGTTTTGATGACGAAAAGGACGATAGTCTAAAAATACGACTCCAGAATTTCAAAGATATAAATGGACTTGTTGCCTTATACCTGACAGGCTATATTGACACATATAATTCCAACAACTTTCAAAAACGTGTGGGAAAAGCGATTGAATCGGGATTTACAAAGCTTATTTTTCATTGCGGCGGACTAAACTATGTGTCAAGTACCGGAATCGGGTCATTTACGGCGTTTCTTAAATCCGTCAAACCGCGCGGAGGAGATATTGTCCTCCTCGAGATTCAACCCAAGGTATATGAAGTGTTTCAACTCCTCGGTTTTTCTCAATTTTTCAATATCAAAGACAACCTCGAAGAAGCGGTTGCTTTTTTCAGAAAAACAACAGACGAATTAAAACCAGAAATATTCCCCAAAATTTTCAAATGCCCTATTTGCTCTAAAAAATTAAAAGCCATAAAAGCCGGTCGATTTCGATGTTCCGAATGTAAAAGCATCCTGGTGATCGATAATACGGGCCAGGTATTACTTGGGTAA
- a CDS encoding PspA/IM30 family protein, protein MGIFKRVSDVFKANINDLISKAEDPEKMLNQMIIDMNEHLIDAKKGVASAIADEKRLERQMNENLQKAQEWEGKAMIALKAGKEDLAKQALLRKQEYANYHGELKPQWEAQHAAVSKLKDSLRALQQKIEEAQRKKNILIARAKRAETTKKIQQTMGSMANNNAFAVFDRMSQKVDRIEAEADALGELEDMSASSDLDKQFKELESSGTSADLLLEELKAKMDKEGGGE, encoded by the coding sequence ATGGGAATTTTTAAGAGAGTATCAGACGTATTCAAGGCAAATATAAATGATTTGATCAGCAAGGCAGAAGATCCGGAAAAAATGCTCAATCAGATGATTATCGATATGAACGAACATCTTATTGATGCAAAAAAAGGTGTCGCCTCTGCAATCGCCGATGAAAAAAGACTCGAACGGCAGATGAATGAAAATCTTCAGAAAGCACAGGAATGGGAAGGCAAGGCAATGATCGCCCTCAAGGCCGGAAAAGAAGATCTTGCAAAACAGGCACTGCTTCGCAAACAGGAGTATGCGAACTATCATGGTGAGTTAAAACCCCAATGGGAAGCGCAGCACGCCGCAGTGTCGAAACTCAAGGATTCATTACGGGCACTTCAACAGAAAATTGAGGAAGCCCAGAGAAAGAAGAATATCCTTATTGCACGGGCAAAGAGGGCCGAGACGACAAAGAAAATCCAGCAGACCATGGGCTCGATGGCAAACAATAATGCTTTTGCCGTGTTCGACAGAATGTCCCAGAAGGTCGACAGAATAGAGGCAGAAGCCGATGCGCTGGGAGAACTCGAAGATATGAGCGCATCATCCGACCTGGACAAACAATTCAAGGAACTCGAGTCTTCGGGGACGAGTGCCGACCTCCTTCTCGAGGAATTGAAGGCAAAAATGGACAAAGAAGGCGGCGGGGAGTAA
- a CDS encoding winged helix-turn-helix domain-containing protein: MERIKFYFRERDDIEILFSEKPLTEDKADIYIAPAEEIEAILDRRNTADNGLPIIGYGSPSYLRKAFLSGCSDYLKDEWAIDELDVRLTRIKNICEKHYSFPWGSISFRGTGAITALGIAPLSIHEYKILTRLLRQRGKTVSREVLFYTIWNKRGNTKSRVLDVHISSLRKKLTKIIPKPEADTFIKTIKNGGYMIQ; the protein is encoded by the coding sequence GTGGAACGAATAAAGTTTTATTTCAGGGAACGTGACGATATTGAGATTCTTTTTTCCGAAAAACCGCTTACTGAAGACAAAGCGGATATCTATATCGCTCCGGCAGAAGAAATCGAGGCGATTCTGGACCGGAGAAATACGGCGGACAACGGGCTTCCGATAATCGGATACGGAAGCCCTTCTTATTTACGAAAGGCATTTCTATCAGGGTGTTCGGATTATCTTAAAGACGAGTGGGCGATTGACGAGCTTGATGTCAGGCTTACCCGTATCAAGAACATCTGTGAAAAGCATTATTCTTTTCCCTGGGGCAGTATCTCCTTCAGGGGAACCGGGGCAATAACTGCCTTGGGAATCGCCCCCCTCTCTATACATGAATATAAAATACTTACCCGTTTGCTGAGACAACGGGGAAAAACCGTCAGCAGAGAAGTGTTGTTTTATACGATCTGGAACAAAAGAGGAAACACTAAAAGCAGGGTGCTGGATGTCCATATATCCTCTCTCCGTAAAAAATTGACAAAAATAATTCCAAAGCCCGAAGCGGACACATTCATAAAAACGATTAAAAACGGAGGATATATGATCCAATGA
- a CDS encoding divalent-cation tolerance protein CutA has translation MKTKKEYVLGIIAAPQDDAEHIARVIVEKRLAACIQIAGPISSFYWWKGKVEKDTEALMFIKTKEKCTKSIEEVLKTIHPYEIPELIFLPISAGLPSYFNWIDETVSAAPV, from the coding sequence ATGAAAACAAAGAAGGAGTATGTTCTGGGAATAATAGCGGCTCCTCAGGATGACGCCGAACATATTGCCAGGGTAATCGTGGAAAAACGCCTTGCCGCGTGCATACAAATCGCCGGTCCGATATCGAGTTTTTACTGGTGGAAAGGAAAGGTGGAAAAGGATACAGAAGCCCTCATGTTTATAAAAACAAAAGAAAAATGCACAAAAAGCATAGAGGAGGTCTTAAAAACGATCCATCCCTACGAGATCCCGGAACTCATCTTTCTACCGATATCGGCCGGACTCCCGTCATATTTCAACTGGATCGATGAAACAGTGTCCGCTGCGCCGGTTTGA